The genomic stretch GGACTTGATCTGAGATATCACACACGTTAGAGTATAGCACGATAGAAAAATGACGACTTTACATGCCCTCGGGTCTAGTTTGCAAAAATTGATCCGGGTTGAGGCGAAAATCGACGCAAGTAACTTTGTAAGTCAGTCTTTGGGTTCTTTGCCATTATAAACGGCTATGAACTTTACTCACTGACAAGCGTGGTCTGAAAGACACGGCCGAGAGCCACCTGCTCGCCGATTGTAGGCGCAGGACTGTGAGTTTCAGAGTATTTCCTGTCCAGCAGATGTTAGAAGTCGCGATAATAGACCCTAAAATATCGTAAACTTGCTTGTTGCGCTCAAGGAGCGTTTCgtggaaagaaagagacaTGGTGCTGGAGCGAGCTAAGTAACGTTATCtttgatcttgttgaatTAAAGCAGAGATATCAGGCAGGTTCTTGGCCATTATTTATACGCTGAAGAGTAACACCCGTGTAGCTTGATGATATACAATGACGGAAATCTATGATCTGTAATCATCTACGGCGTGTTTTTAGCCTCATATTCATGGTCTATCTTGCCTTGGTGATTCTTCACAAATGGTTCTCGCCTTTCGTTCTCTTTTCCAGGGTGCTTCTGCCTCGCTTGGATTAGCACTTCGTCCTAGCATTCCAGTTTGTTAACTGATGTAAGCTGTTGTTAGCGCCTGCAATACTTGTAACCTCCCTTGCCTCCATTGCTCTAACCCATTTTTGGGAATTGTACCCTGGTCGATTTAGCGTTCGTTTGCACTGCTACTAACCAAAGTAGCTGACCAGTTTGCCATTTACAGTAACCGTACGCTTGTACTTTTTTGCCTCGTGTAACTAAGAACAACAGACCAAGTTTCTCCTAGCTGTATTTTGCTTGTCGAGTCGCGGGCTAGTAGCCAGGACGCCGCTGCTCCGTCCAATCACCAAGGCCTTCTTGTTATTCCGACATTGTTCGGTCGTATTCAGATGGAATGATTTGGAATCGAGCTTGTATTTGTTATCCGGCCATTTTCTCCATGCGCCTTAGATTAAGTACAAATACTGCTATGCTACGTAATTGGCCATGGATTGGGTCTGTCAAGTAAGCGCATTTTACTCATTCCAAGCTCGTGAAAGCCTCCGCCAGGAGACAGCTTTGCTTCAACTTCGATTCggccttgtcttttttcACATAATTCCATCATCTCAGTAGCGGGAAGTTGTTGAATTGAGTGGATCCATACGCGCGATTCATATGGAAAAAGGGAAGAACATTTCTCTCTCCAGGTCTTGCCATGCCTGCATCAAGGCTAAGCGGCGCTGTAAGGCCGGAATACCGAGGTGTGAACGATGCCGCATCAAGGAAATAGAGTGCTCGTACGTCAATGAGCCACTGGTCTCCCACTTGGATGATAAGCAGTCTCTTGCAAATGGTAGCCCTAAGATCCATGAAGATTCACAAGAGAGCCGACTTCTGGAATCTCGTCAAAAAATAACATCTCGTGATATGGAATTCTTCCACTTCACACATTTAAACGCTCCTTTGCGTCTTATTCGAGAATGGTGTTATTCGAAAACGACATATGCTAGTCCAACAGCATGTGAACCTACCTTACCTTTTATGGAGTGGGGACAAGATCTTGCAACTGTGAACTATCTTGCGGCTCAATTGAAAGCTTTCCCAATCACGTTCTCACGAGAAGCAAAGACTGTTTTCATTCATTCCACTTTATATAGCCGATGGTTGCCAAAGCATATCAAGAATGCATACGCCATTTGTCGAGCATATTCGTTATCAATAGACAATGGCGCAGACTTTCACTACGGGACTCTACATCAAAAACTTGACGAATTGATCAAAGAATATCCAACATTAGACTCATTCAGCGACCTGCTAGCTTCTCTTCAAGCTTTATTACTCTATTTGCTTATATGCATTTTCCACAAGGACCCCCGGCAGAGGGGATTTGCAGAGACACATATCGTCACTCTCAACCAGTGGACACGCCATGTGTGGGAGCAAGCTCCAAACAAAATATCACAAAGACTAAGCAATTGGGAAGCTTGGGCTTTTGCAGAAAGCGTTCGTCGCAGCATCATAATCTCATATATGGTTCGAGGGGTCTACCAAATCGCAAAGTTCGGCTTCCATCCGCATTCAATGTTTGTTGAAACCCTGCCATTCGATCGACACACATGGCTTTGGGACGCGATATCTACAACAGACTGGTCTTCACTACCGAGAGATCCTCTGCACTCAATAATCTCGTATCGTGAATACGTCACGGATTTTGCAAATCAGCGAATAAGGCCAACTGGCTTATTCGAATTGCTACTCTTGGTTATACGATATGGGAAAGAACCAATTTATTATCGGCTTTGTAATGGCTAATGTAAGGGGCGGAAAAAAACATCATAATTATATTGTAGGAGGGTCATGGCCATTGCTTAAAGTATCAGTTTTCTATTGGTCTACAATTTCTCTAACTCAGACATGTGAAGAACTTGAAAGTTTACCTTTTACGCAATCTGCTTAGTTTCCATTTCTCTGACTTAATTTCTGGCCCTCGAGTTAATTTTTCACAACCACAAGTTGCTTTCAACACCATATGGAGACCAACCTAGCGTCCAAATGGGTTACGTATGGAATAAGAGCGATTTCCATTTCTCCGGTCTCTATTTGCTCATAAGGACATTGTTACTGGCCTTTTCATGTCCATGGGGCTAGCATACCACGTCAAGTTAATTAGATATGCAGAAATCTCTAAATGGCACTCTGTTTGACTACTAATGAGTACTGGCGAACATAGAGAATCCTAAACTGTGACCAGTTTTATATGATACACAGTGATCACTTGAACACAAGCCTCCACTGACGGGACGTTTTCTTTAAACGCCACTGAATCCATTGCTGTACGATGCGTTGCTAGATCCAACCACCCAATCATCGCAACATAGAGCTTCTCACTTCCTCCCTCTCCCACGTCTCCTGGAATTTCATTTGTTGCAATATCCTTAGCAACACCAGTACACCCCTGAGACCTCTTGATCACAGATGAAAAACCGTCAAATGTGTCAATAAAGCTCGAGTTGTAGGAAGAGAATATCGCAATCTCTGTCAATACATTGTTGAATATTTGTGGATACATCTGTGGAGCAATGGGTGCATAAAGCATTCGAGGAGCGCCTAAGGCGATGAGATCAAGGTTCATCTGAAAGGCTGCAAAACCTGTAGATTGTTCGAACTTGACACAATGTTGAGTTGCGATCCAGTCTATTGTCACCAATTTTGAGAAACATGTTCATTTTGGTCACGCTGTAACCCGAAGCGCTTACCGATCAATAGGTACACTTTGTTTTGGGACTCAATGGTCTGGCCCCAATGGACTGCTCGCACACCGTTTTGCTGCTTTAGTGTGGGGAGCGTGTCATTCCACACGCTGTTAGTGAGTAGTGAGTGAgggttgatggtgatgatagGCTGTACATCAAAAATGATGATCTCCATGATTTGGGAAGCCATGGTAAAACAGTGTAAGTTCGAATCGACTATTGAGTCCCCAAACGCTTTTCTACTCAAAGAATAAAGTTATAGTGATATGTTAATGTTATATCTAGAGATGCGTTACCATGAAATATTCTTTATCCTGAACTACGCCAATATGGATCATACGGGGCCGCAATCCGCGACGCCGGAGTAATAACTCCGCCTCTGGCTCGCGTGGACATCACTGACCGCCGGGAAGCCGTAGTTATATAAAAGGTAAAAAATAATGTCAATAATGAGTAATATCATATACGGGTGTTGGTTTAATCATTTGATCTTACGTACTCAGAATGCCGAATTGCAGCTGACATCTGAATACCTAGTAATTAGTCTATCCCTTCTGTGCGCCGCAACATCTCTTACCTTGGCCTGGTAACTTTCCTGAATGTCATAATAGGCTGTACTAGATTTAGGGTTATGGATAACTATTTGGTAAATACCGAGATCGGAAGATTTATTGAAACTCGCACGATTGCGTGAGTAGACTAAGAGTCTAGGAATCTGATGCACCCGGACTACGGATCCCGGACCCCGAACGAGTTATGCCATGATTGCCGCCTTAGGTCCTCGGGAGTCTCAAAAAACTAGCCGGGATCAAATGCCCGTTCGAAAAAGCGGCAATTAAGTTTCTATTTCTCTTGGTACTTGATTAGATCTCAATGAGCCGATTTCATAGCTGGGTAGGCGGGTGACAGAATCCGGCTGTCTTGCTCTGCTGAATCCAGGgtccaaaaaagaagaacataAAGGCGCTAATTACGTGCTGTTATTGTTGTTGACTCACTCACAATTAACATCCCAGAGGTTTTCATCATGTCTAGTGGTGGAATTAATGCCGAGGGCAATTTTAATCATGGAAATGCCATCCCTGGACCTGAGGCAGACAGAGTAATGCCTTTATTCTCTCTGCAAGGGAGAACGGCCATTGTGACTGGTGCAGGATCAGGAATCGGGCTTGCTGTTGCGCAGTCATTTGCAGAAGCTGGTGCGAATGTTGCTATATGGTACAATAGTAACAATATGGCTGTTGAGCGAGCAGCAGAGATTGAGCGCGACTATGGGGTGAAATGTGAGTAACAACTGCACAATTATCGTGGGTCAGCTATGCCTAACAAACTTCAAGGCAGAGCCTACAAAGTCAATATAACATCGTATGAAGAGG from Trichoderma atroviride chromosome 3, complete sequence encodes the following:
- a CDS encoding uncharacterized protein (EggNog:ENOG41); protein product: MASQIMEIIIFDVQPIITINPHSLLTNSVWNDTLPTLKQQNGVRAVHWGQTIESQNKVYLLIDWIATQHCVKFEQSTGFAAFQMNLDLIALGAPRMLYAPIAPQMYPQIFNNVLTEIAIFSSYNSSFIDTFDGFSSVIKRSQGCTGVAKDIATNEIPGDVGEGGSEKLYVAMIGWLDLATHRTAMDSVAFKENVPSVEACVQVITVYHIKLVTV